A portion of the Pseudomonas protegens CHA0 genome contains these proteins:
- the pgeF gene encoding peptidoglycan editing factor PgeF yields MNDWLIPDWPAPAGVKACTTTRAGGVSLTPFDSLNLGDHVDDQPQAVAENRRRLSEHFGIAPAWLQQVHGVAVAHADPSMVATADASWSATPGVACAVMTADCLPALFCNHAGTRVAAAHAGWRGLAAGVLEATLDSLHTPCAEVLVWLGPAIGPQRFEVGPEVREAFVAQLPAAEQAFVPSANAGRFMADIYQLARLRLAACGVTAVYGGGYCTVSDPRFFSYRRSPRTGRFASLIWLER; encoded by the coding sequence ATGAATGACTGGCTGATTCCCGACTGGCCCGCGCCGGCCGGAGTCAAAGCCTGTACTACCACCCGCGCTGGCGGCGTCAGCCTGACGCCGTTCGACAGCCTCAACCTGGGCGACCATGTCGACGATCAGCCGCAAGCAGTGGCCGAGAATCGCCGTCGCCTGAGCGAACACTTCGGCATCGCCCCGGCCTGGCTGCAACAGGTGCACGGGGTGGCCGTGGCCCACGCCGACCCTTCCATGGTCGCGACCGCGGACGCCAGTTGGTCCGCCACCCCGGGCGTTGCCTGTGCGGTGATGACGGCCGACTGCCTGCCGGCACTGTTCTGCAACCATGCCGGAACCCGAGTCGCCGCGGCCCATGCCGGCTGGCGCGGGTTGGCGGCGGGAGTGCTGGAAGCCACCCTCGACAGCCTGCATACGCCCTGCGCCGAGGTGCTGGTGTGGCTGGGGCCGGCCATTGGCCCGCAGCGCTTTGAAGTGGGGCCCGAGGTGCGTGAAGCCTTCGTCGCCCAGTTGCCGGCAGCCGAGCAGGCCTTTGTGCCGAGCGCCAATGCCGGGCGCTTCATGGCCGATATCTATCAGCTGGCGCGCCTGCGACTGGCTGCCTGTGGTGTGACTGCCGTGTACGGTGGCGGCTATTGCACCGTCAGCGATCCCCGCTTCTTTTCCTACCGGCGCAGCCCGCGCACCGGGCGTTTTGCCTCCCTTATCTGGCTTGAGCGCTAG
- the rluD gene encoding 23S rRNA pseudouridine(1911/1915/1917) synthase RluD: MSDKIELRAEVPSELGGQRLDQVAAQLFAEHSRSRLSAWIKDGRLTVDGAVIRPRDIVHGGSILELTAEQEAQGEWIAQDIELDIVYEDDDILVINKPAGLVVHPAAGHADGTLLNALLHHIPDIINVPRAGIVHRLDKDTTGLMVVAKTIQAQTQLVAQLQSRSVSRIYECIVIGVVTAGGKINAPIGRHGQQRQRMAVMEGGKQAVSHYRVLERFRSHTHVRVKLETGRTHQIRVHMAHINFPLVGDPAYGGRFRIPPAASQTMVDSLKNFPRQALHARFLELDHPTTGIRMSWESPLPDDFVWLLSLLKQDREAFIG; encoded by the coding sequence ATGTCCGATAAAATTGAACTTCGCGCAGAGGTGCCGTCCGAACTGGGCGGTCAACGCCTCGATCAAGTCGCCGCCCAACTATTCGCTGAGCATTCGCGCTCGCGCCTTTCCGCCTGGATCAAGGACGGTCGCCTGACTGTGGACGGAGCGGTCATCCGCCCGCGGGACATCGTGCACGGCGGCTCCATTCTTGAGCTGACTGCCGAGCAGGAGGCCCAGGGCGAGTGGATCGCCCAGGATATCGAGCTGGACATCGTCTATGAAGATGACGACATCCTGGTGATCAACAAGCCTGCGGGCCTGGTGGTGCACCCGGCTGCCGGCCATGCCGACGGCACCCTGCTCAATGCCCTGCTGCATCACATCCCGGACATTATCAATGTGCCGCGGGCCGGTATCGTCCACCGCCTGGACAAGGACACCACAGGACTGATGGTGGTGGCCAAGACCATCCAGGCGCAGACCCAACTGGTGGCCCAGCTGCAAAGCCGCAGTGTCAGCCGCATCTATGAATGCATCGTGATCGGCGTGGTAACCGCCGGGGGCAAGATCAACGCTCCGATCGGCCGTCATGGCCAGCAGCGCCAGCGCATGGCGGTGATGGAAGGCGGCAAGCAGGCCGTCAGCCACTACCGGGTCCTGGAACGTTTCCGTTCCCACACCCATGTGCGGGTCAAGCTGGAAACCGGTCGTACCCACCAGATCCGGGTGCACATGGCCCACATCAACTTCCCGCTGGTGGGGGATCCAGCCTACGGCGGCCGCTTCCGCATTCCGCCGGCGGCGAGCCAGACCATGGTCGACTCGCTGAAGAACTTCCCGCGCCAGGCCCTGCATGCACGCTTCCTGGAGCTGGATCATCCGACCACCGGTATCCGCATGAGCTGGGAATCGCCGCTGCCGGACGATTTCGTCTGGCTGCTGTCGCTGCTCAAGCAGGACCGTGAGGCGTTCATCGGATGA
- a CDS encoding outer membrane protein assembly factor BamD, translating into MQVKHLLLIAILALTAACSSKEVVDENLSEVELYQQAQTDLDNHSYTSATAKLKALESRYPFGRYADQAQLELIYANYKNAEPEAAKSAAERFIRLHPQHPNVDYAYYLKGLTSFDQDVGLLARFLPLDMTKRDPGAARDSYNEFAQLTSRFPNSRYAPDAKQRMIYLRNLLAAYEIHVADYYLTRQAYVAAANRGRYVVENFQETPSVGDGLAVMTEAYQRLHLDELAATSLETLKLNYPNHPSLVDGQFVPRVAEADNRSWLSKATLGLIESRPPLPPGETRANQDVMKQYQDAKDAIPSELKPKDSNGDVVEEEEHEAAGNNNSDRSWFSYMTFGVFD; encoded by the coding sequence ATGCAAGTGAAACACCTGCTGCTGATCGCCATCCTCGCACTGACCGCTGCTTGCTCATCGAAGGAAGTCGTTGACGAAAACCTGAGCGAAGTCGAGTTGTACCAGCAGGCGCAGACCGACCTGGACAACCACAGCTATACCAGCGCCACCGCCAAGCTCAAGGCCCTGGAATCGCGCTATCCCTTTGGTCGCTACGCCGATCAGGCACAGCTCGAGCTGATCTACGCCAACTACAAGAATGCCGAGCCGGAGGCCGCCAAGTCCGCCGCCGAGCGCTTCATTCGCCTGCACCCCCAGCACCCGAACGTGGACTACGCCTACTACCTCAAGGGCCTGACCTCGTTCGACCAGGACGTCGGCCTGCTGGCGCGCTTCCTGCCGCTGGACATGACCAAGCGTGACCCGGGTGCCGCCCGCGACTCCTACAACGAGTTCGCCCAGCTGACCAGCCGCTTCCCCAACAGCCGCTACGCGCCGGACGCCAAGCAGCGCATGATCTACCTGCGCAACCTGCTGGCTGCCTACGAGATCCACGTAGCCGACTATTACCTGACACGCCAGGCCTATGTCGCCGCCGCCAACCGTGGCCGCTACGTAGTGGAGAACTTCCAGGAAACCCCATCGGTCGGCGACGGCCTGGCGGTGATGACCGAGGCCTACCAGCGCCTGCACCTGGATGAACTGGCTGCCACCAGCCTGGAAACTCTCAAGCTCAACTACCCCAACCACCCTAGCCTGGTGGACGGTCAGTTCGTGCCACGCGTGGCTGAAGCCGACAACCGTTCGTGGCTGAGCAAGGCCACCCTGGGCCTGATCGAGTCCCGTCCTCCGCTGCCGCCGGGAGAAACCCGCGCCAACCAGGACGTGATGAAGCAGTACCAGGATGCCAAGGACGCCATTCCGTCCGAGCTCAAGCCTAAAGACAGCAACGGCGACGTGGTCGAGGAAGAAGAGCACGAGGCTGCCGGCAACAACAATAGCGACCGCTCCTGGTTCAGCTACATGACCTTCGGCGTGTTCGACTGA
- a CDS encoding PP0621 family protein: MVRLLFWIALIAAAVWFWRKFKRPVAAPRSPNEPATTPMVRCAHCGVHLPQDRALSQSQQWYCSQAHLQQGPGNQDR, translated from the coding sequence ATGGTTCGTCTACTGTTCTGGATCGCTCTGATTGCCGCCGCGGTATGGTTCTGGCGCAAGTTCAAGCGTCCTGTCGCCGCCCCTCGCTCCCCCAATGAACCGGCCACTACGCCCATGGTGCGTTGCGCCCATTGCGGCGTGCACCTGCCCCAGGACCGGGCCCTGAGCCAGTCGCAACAGTGGTACTGCAGCCAGGCACACCTGCAACAAGGGCCGGGAAACCAGGACCGCTGA
- a CDS encoding sigma-54-dependent transcriptional regulator, translating to MNPRQSVLVVDDATETRALVEITLGRMRLHTQSARTLQEARGRLARERFDLCLTDLQLPDGSGLELLRHIRQSHPNLPVALLSNGACAQASAGALQAGACQLLHKPLDLKQLRAWVGASLKQATDCATDDPARQLLGDSAPMNALRRHIDKLAHSLAAVYISGESGSGKERVARLLHQLGPRARYPFVPVNCGAIPSELMESELFGHCKGSFSGAVSDQPGLFLAAHGGTLFLDEVADLPLAMQVKLLRALQEKSVRPVGSQQEKTVDVRILCATHKDLKNEVETGRFRQDLYYRLNVIELRVPALRERRGDIPALAGHVLQRLARDSGQPAVQLRPEALQALERYDFPGNVRELENLLERAQTLCEGRWIETDDLQLPRADSLEARSSAAATQLDLALHLQQVERQLLLQALEETRWNRTAAARRLSLSFRSMRYRMKKLGLD from the coding sequence ATGAACCCACGGCAATCGGTGCTGGTGGTCGATGACGCCACGGAAACCCGCGCCCTTGTGGAGATCACTCTGGGCCGAATGCGCTTGCACACCCAAAGTGCGCGCACCCTGCAGGAAGCCCGTGGCCGCCTGGCCCGGGAGCGCTTTGACCTGTGCCTGACCGACCTGCAGCTACCGGACGGCAGCGGGCTGGAGCTGCTGCGGCACATCCGCCAGTCCCACCCCAACCTTCCTGTGGCGCTGCTAAGCAACGGCGCCTGTGCACAGGCCAGCGCGGGCGCCCTGCAGGCCGGAGCCTGCCAGTTGCTGCACAAGCCTCTGGACCTCAAGCAACTGCGCGCTTGGGTAGGTGCCAGCCTGAAGCAGGCCACGGACTGCGCAACGGATGACCCAGCCCGGCAATTGCTGGGAGACTCGGCGCCCATGAATGCCCTGCGTCGCCACATCGACAAGCTGGCCCACAGCCTGGCGGCGGTCTATATCAGCGGTGAATCCGGCAGTGGCAAGGAACGGGTCGCCCGCCTGCTCCACCAGCTTGGCCCCAGGGCCCGATACCCGTTCGTCCCGGTCAACTGCGGGGCGATTCCTTCCGAATTGATGGAGAGTGAACTCTTCGGCCATTGCAAAGGCAGCTTCAGTGGCGCCGTCAGCGATCAGCCCGGGTTATTTCTAGCCGCCCACGGCGGCACCCTGTTTCTTGATGAGGTCGCCGACCTGCCCCTGGCCATGCAAGTAAAACTGCTGCGAGCCTTGCAGGAAAAATCCGTGCGCCCTGTAGGCAGCCAACAGGAAAAAACCGTCGACGTGCGGATTCTCTGTGCCACCCACAAGGACCTGAAAAACGAGGTAGAGACCGGACGCTTTCGCCAGGACCTCTACTACCGCCTGAACGTCATCGAGTTGCGAGTCCCTGCGTTGCGCGAGCGCCGTGGCGACATCCCCGCACTGGCCGGGCACGTCCTGCAGCGCCTGGCCAGGGACAGCGGACAGCCTGCCGTCCAGCTACGTCCCGAAGCCCTGCAAGCCCTGGAGCGCTATGACTTTCCGGGCAACGTGCGAGAGCTGGAAAACCTGCTGGAACGGGCGCAGACCCTATGCGAAGGACGCTGGATAGAAACAGACGACCTGCAGTTGCCCAGAGCCGACAGCCTTGAAGCCCGATCATCGGCGGCGGCCACCCAGCTAGACCTGGCGCTGCACCTGCAACAGGTGGAGCGCCAGCTGCTGCTCCAGGCCCTGGAGGAAACCCGCTGGAACCGCACGGCGGCGGCCCGGCGGCTGAGCCTGTCGTTTCGTTCGATGCGTTACCGCATGAAGAAGCTCGGGCTGGACTAG
- the thiO gene encoding glycine oxidase ThiO has protein sequence MAKQQQVLVVGGGVIGLLTAFNLASQGQQVRLLERSDLGRESSWAGGGIVSPLYPWRYSPAVTALAHWSQDFYPQLAQQLFNATGVDPQVHVTGLYWLDLEDEAQALEWAKREGRPMSAVDISAVYDAVPVLGNGYQQAIYMADVANVRNPRLVKSLKAALQALPNVQIDEQCTVSGFIREGQQVVGVDSSLGEVRADQVVLCAGAWSGELLGSLGLELPVEPVKGQMILYKCAADFLSCMVLAKGRYAIPRRDGHILVGSTLEHEGFDKTPTVSALESLKASAVELIPALAEAEVVGHWAGLRPGSPEGIPYVGPVPGFAGLWLNCGHYRNGLVLAPASCQLFCDLLLGNPPIIDPAPYAPEGRI, from the coding sequence ATGGCTAAGCAACAGCAAGTGCTGGTGGTGGGCGGCGGGGTGATCGGCCTGCTCACCGCCTTCAATCTGGCGTCCCAGGGCCAGCAGGTACGGCTTCTGGAACGTTCGGACCTGGGGCGTGAATCGTCCTGGGCCGGTGGTGGGATCGTCTCGCCGCTTTACCCCTGGCGCTACAGCCCGGCGGTCACTGCCCTGGCGCACTGGTCGCAGGATTTCTACCCACAACTGGCCCAGCAACTGTTCAATGCCACCGGTGTCGACCCGCAAGTGCATGTCACCGGCCTCTACTGGCTGGACCTGGAGGATGAAGCCCAGGCCCTGGAGTGGGCCAAGCGTGAAGGCCGGCCGATGAGTGCTGTGGATATCTCGGCGGTGTATGACGCGGTGCCGGTGCTGGGCAATGGTTATCAACAGGCGATCTACATGGCCGATGTGGCCAACGTGCGCAACCCGCGCCTGGTCAAATCCCTGAAGGCGGCGTTACAGGCGTTGCCTAATGTGCAAATCGATGAGCAATGCACCGTCAGTGGTTTTATCCGCGAAGGCCAGCAAGTGGTGGGGGTCGATAGCTCGCTGGGCGAGGTTCGCGCTGATCAGGTGGTGCTCTGCGCGGGGGCCTGGAGTGGCGAACTGCTGGGCAGCCTGGGCCTGGAACTGCCGGTGGAGCCGGTGAAGGGGCAGATGATCCTCTACAAGTGTGCTGCCGACTTTCTGTCCTGCATGGTCCTGGCCAAGGGGCGCTATGCCATCCCGCGGCGCGATGGCCACATTCTGGTGGGCAGCACCCTGGAGCATGAAGGCTTCGACAAGACCCCGACCGTTTCGGCCCTGGAGAGCCTCAAGGCCTCCGCGGTCGAGCTGATTCCCGCCCTCGCCGAGGCCGAGGTGGTCGGGCACTGGGCCGGGCTGCGCCCGGGCTCTCCGGAAGGCATTCCCTACGTGGGGCCGGTTCCGGGCTTTGCTGGCCTGTGGCTCAACTGCGGGCACTACCGCAATGGCCTGGTGTTGGCGCCGGCCTCCTGCCAGCTGTTCTGCGACCTGCTGCTGGGGAACCCGCCGATCATCGACCCGGCGCCTTATGCGCCTGAAGGTCGGATCTAG
- a CDS encoding type IV pilin protein, protein MRRSNQGFTLIEIMIVIAIIGLVLTLSLPSITEYVKKPHRSEIAVLLTEQAQQLERHFSKAGVYSNAPDLSAGNEYYSIAATLTDTGFSLTATPKDDGLMAADKCGSFSIDQTGATRISGQAEGLTAKDCWGR, encoded by the coding sequence ATGCGCAGATCCAACCAAGGTTTTACCCTGATCGAAATCATGATCGTGATTGCGATCATCGGTCTGGTCCTTACGTTGAGCCTTCCCAGCATCACCGAATACGTGAAAAAACCGCACCGCAGCGAAATCGCGGTACTGCTTACCGAGCAGGCGCAGCAGCTTGAACGGCATTTCTCCAAGGCTGGGGTCTACAGCAACGCCCCGGACCTGAGCGCCGGCAATGAGTACTACAGCATTGCCGCAACCCTGACCGACACCGGCTTCTCCCTGACCGCGACCCCGAAGGACGATGGGCTGATGGCGGCGGATAAATGCGGCAGTTTCAGCATCGACCAGACCGGCGCGACCCGCATCAGCGGCCAGGCCGAAGGGCTGACCGCCAAGGATTGCTGGGGGCGCTGA
- a CDS encoding pilus assembly protein codes for MPSIDRGMRRRGWRSLGALLLSLLPVPLAMAFNPASTPLLGAAAVAPNVMLVLDDSLGMNSIVHAREFDPLLARAAVWRCAGVGGECARGERLAGQAIALSSLGESGCRAGFHSFHDPERGVRCLKLPDPVGAGNTLYSADYLSWLLAQAKGRERDFTDGSIPNDYRMNVARRLATALVTRYRWLRLGLATFNPPAPGDPGPGGYIARPISDLSAIEGAVSPVQAEANYQALLATINGLKAGGHTPLAETYYEITRYLRGMVPYYNLSPALYSSPIQYRCQKNYGVVISAGAADHDTQFPLNDPLGAGRLPNWDGIGNDGGERDGQTLFLDDLAKFAFDIDLRGPGVDEAGKSWAAVDFPRQYLNTFTVGFQAHNPLLMGAADYGQGEYFQARSNLERVLASVLGEGVASAVTAGSGVLDAASGRYYQSQYDPVDWHGTIRAYGIDNQGRVAVGSPLWSSDSGVDGAGAAVIHETWNTASRRPVSLAYGNLSTAQRGELEQSLPAGVSGAELLRWSQGRSVSGLRERRYQLGDIVNSPLVLATAGQRSAVDGAAGGDYSRYLAQKATAMATRLLVNSNDGLFNVLDPASGERLYGYMPSSALGALAQVADPGYRRGERHRYLVDGPLAVFDGQRGGAWQTLALGGVGAGGKSFFAVRLFDAVHGNTPGALWEIGAPPEPDRNHPFNDLGYAYARPQVARLADGRWAAFIGNGYGSHSGVAALYVVDLNDGSLIREIAIDDQPDNGLSSVTLKVNARNEVQAAYAGDLKGRLWKFELSGNDSASWHLAFAGQPLFRTAGGASQPISAPPRLLDHPRGGQLVLFGTGKLNETRDKQSRARQGFYGVWDAEGGPGGIGESQLQVQHLEAGFSAAAGSFLRSTLNEVRYPAQRGWYLPLVQGGLAAGERVLNEATLVAGRVVFSTLQLEPDDPCSSAGSGKLIELEAFSGKMLDAAVLDTNGDGVVDDQDQPSSGVRYVGTVPSLGGVASNGARKIISDSRGGISTLVERPGGGSRRILWRQIQ; via the coding sequence ATGCCAAGTATTGATCGGGGCATGCGTCGGCGCGGCTGGCGAAGCCTGGGCGCGCTGCTGCTGAGCCTGTTGCCGGTACCTCTAGCCATGGCGTTCAATCCTGCCAGCACCCCGCTTCTTGGTGCCGCGGCGGTGGCGCCGAACGTGATGCTGGTGCTGGATGACTCCCTCGGCATGAACAGCATTGTCCATGCCCGGGAGTTCGATCCGCTGCTCGCCCGGGCTGCGGTCTGGCGCTGTGCCGGAGTGGGGGGCGAGTGTGCTCGGGGTGAGCGACTTGCAGGCCAGGCGATTGCCTTGTCCAGCCTCGGCGAGTCGGGGTGCCGGGCAGGCTTTCACAGCTTCCATGATCCCGAGCGTGGGGTGCGCTGCCTGAAGCTGCCGGACCCGGTTGGGGCGGGAAATACGCTGTACTCCGCGGACTACCTGTCCTGGCTACTGGCGCAGGCCAAGGGACGGGAGCGAGACTTCACTGACGGTTCCATTCCCAACGACTACCGGATGAATGTGGCTCGGCGGCTGGCCACGGCCCTGGTGACCCGGTATCGCTGGCTGCGCCTGGGGTTGGCCACCTTCAACCCGCCGGCCCCGGGTGATCCGGGCCCTGGGGGTTACATTGCCCGTCCCATCAGCGACCTGTCGGCCATTGAAGGCGCTGTGAGCCCGGTCCAGGCCGAGGCCAATTACCAGGCCCTGCTGGCGACAATCAACGGCCTCAAGGCCGGCGGTCATACGCCGTTGGCGGAAACCTACTACGAGATCACCCGCTACCTGCGCGGCATGGTGCCGTACTACAACCTTTCACCGGCGCTCTACAGCAGCCCCATTCAATACCGTTGCCAGAAGAACTACGGGGTGGTGATCAGTGCCGGCGCGGCGGATCACGATACTCAGTTCCCGCTCAACGACCCTTTGGGGGCGGGGCGCCTGCCCAACTGGGACGGGATCGGCAACGATGGTGGCGAGCGCGATGGGCAGACCCTGTTCCTCGATGACCTGGCCAAGTTCGCCTTCGATATCGACTTGCGTGGCCCAGGAGTGGATGAGGCCGGTAAAAGCTGGGCGGCGGTGGATTTCCCCCGTCAGTACCTGAATACCTTCACGGTGGGTTTCCAGGCCCACAATCCTCTGCTGATGGGCGCTGCGGACTACGGCCAGGGTGAGTATTTCCAGGCCCGCAGCAACCTTGAACGCGTGCTGGCAAGCGTTCTGGGCGAAGGCGTAGCCAGTGCCGTGACTGCCGGCAGTGGTGTACTGGATGCCGCCAGTGGTCGTTATTACCAGAGCCAGTACGACCCGGTCGATTGGCATGGCACGATCCGCGCCTACGGCATCGACAATCAGGGCCGAGTGGCTGTCGGTTCGCCGTTGTGGAGCAGCGATAGTGGCGTGGATGGTGCCGGCGCGGCGGTAATCCATGAGACCTGGAACACTGCCAGCCGGCGTCCGGTGAGCCTGGCCTACGGCAACTTGTCCACCGCTCAGCGTGGCGAACTTGAGCAGTCGTTGCCTGCAGGTGTCAGTGGCGCCGAGTTACTGCGCTGGAGCCAGGGCCGCTCCGTGAGCGGGCTCAGGGAGCGCCGCTATCAGTTGGGAGATATCGTCAATTCGCCGCTGGTGCTGGCAACTGCCGGGCAGCGCAGTGCTGTCGATGGGGCTGCCGGGGGCGACTACAGCCGCTACCTGGCACAGAAAGCCACGGCCATGGCGACGCGCTTGTTGGTGAACAGCAATGACGGGTTGTTCAATGTGCTGGACCCGGCCAGCGGTGAGCGCCTCTATGGCTACATGCCCTCCAGCGCGTTGGGCGCCCTGGCGCAGGTCGCCGATCCCGGTTATCGGCGGGGCGAGCGCCATCGCTATCTGGTGGATGGTCCCCTGGCGGTGTTCGATGGGCAGCGGGGCGGTGCCTGGCAAACCCTGGCCCTGGGGGGCGTCGGGGCGGGCGGCAAGAGTTTCTTTGCGGTGCGTCTGTTCGACGCCGTGCACGGCAATACGCCTGGCGCCTTGTGGGAAATCGGCGCTCCTCCCGAGCCGGACCGCAATCATCCTTTCAATGACCTGGGGTATGCCTATGCCCGCCCACAGGTAGCGCGCTTGGCCGATGGTCGCTGGGCGGCCTTCATCGGCAATGGCTACGGCAGCCATTCCGGGGTGGCAGCGCTGTATGTGGTGGACCTGAATGATGGCTCGCTGATTCGCGAGATCGCCATTGACGACCAGCCTGACAATGGCCTGTCGTCCGTCACCCTCAAGGTCAATGCACGCAATGAAGTGCAGGCGGCCTATGCGGGCGACCTCAAGGGGCGACTGTGGAAATTCGAGCTGTCCGGCAACGATAGCGCCAGCTGGCATCTGGCATTTGCCGGGCAGCCCTTGTTCCGCACCGCGGGAGGCGCCAGCCAGCCGATCAGCGCACCGCCGCGCCTGCTCGATCATCCCCGTGGTGGCCAATTGGTGCTGTTCGGTACGGGCAAGCTCAACGAGACCCGGGACAAGCAAAGCCGGGCGCGCCAGGGATTCTATGGCGTGTGGGACGCCGAGGGCGGTCCTGGGGGCATTGGCGAAAGTCAGTTGCAGGTGCAGCACCTTGAGGCCGGGTTCAGCGCGGCGGCCGGCAGTTTCCTGCGCAGCACCCTCAACGAGGTGCGTTATCCGGCGCAGCGCGGCTGGTACCTGCCCCTGGTACAAGGTGGCCTGGCAGCCGGCGAGCGGGTGCTCAACGAGGCGACCCTGGTGGCCGGCAGGGTGGTGTTCAGCACCCTGCAACTGGAGCCCGACGACCCTTGTTCGAGTGCCGGCAGTGGGAAATTGATCGAGCTGGAGGCGTTCAGCGGTAAGATGCTCGACGCTGCGGTGCTCGACACCAATGGCGACGGGGTCGTGGATGACCAGGACCAGCCCTCCAGCGGCGTGCGCTACGTCGGCACCGTGCCCAGCCTTGGCGGAGTTGCCAGCAATGGCGCCCGCAAGATCATCAGTGACTCCAGGGGTGGCATCAGCACCCTGGTGGAAAGGCCCGGCGGTGGCAGCCGGCGCATCCTGTGGCGACAAATCCAGTAA
- a CDS encoding PilX N-terminal domain-containing pilus assembly protein encodes MTRLRGRVPLGQRGMALLVSLVFLLLLTLIGLSSLQNATLQEKMAASLTLHNHAFQAAEAALRVGESAVQQDDFRLPVCASPVQCAPPAESALVKAPGVNAASAVLWIASGSGFYGVQNLGVSQDAVNVPSNTPATLYRVTAVGLAGQSRSVLESIYAKY; translated from the coding sequence ATGACGCGCTTGCGAGGTCGGGTTCCTCTCGGGCAGCGGGGCATGGCGTTGCTGGTCAGCCTGGTTTTCCTGTTGCTGCTGACCCTGATCGGGCTCTCGTCGCTGCAGAACGCTACCCTGCAGGAAAAAATGGCCGCCAGCCTGACTCTGCACAACCACGCATTCCAGGCCGCCGAAGCTGCGCTGCGGGTGGGGGAGAGTGCGGTGCAGCAGGATGATTTCCGCTTGCCGGTATGTGCCAGCCCTGTTCAGTGCGCGCCTCCCGCCGAATCAGCGCTGGTCAAGGCTCCTGGAGTCAATGCTGCTTCGGCGGTGCTGTGGATCGCCAGCGGCTCTGGCTTCTACGGGGTGCAGAACCTCGGTGTTTCACAGGATGCGGTGAATGTGCCGAGCAATACTCCGGCCACCTTGTATCGCGTGACCGCTGTCGGTCTGGCCGGGCAATCGCGCAGTGTGCTGGAGAGCATCTATGCCAAGTATTGA
- a CDS encoding PilW family protein produces MNRADSGFGLVEMMLALALSLVLVLGVAQVFIAAKNTYQSQSAAAYLQEDARFVLSKMLQEIRMVGLFGCLRTISDASTAREFSHYAATPIQWDNAEQKLTLITADVGDDGGTPTWSVVSDCQRSAVAYSGAHRGAGAEQVFALRRLFYSLKNRQLLLGSGLGKQQAVLLDNVEAFDVSFGMARSATDIAASSYSRNPLDPERIRSVRLRLTLVDPHDRVRPQTYSVVAALRNRLP; encoded by the coding sequence GTGAACCGGGCCGATAGTGGCTTCGGCCTGGTGGAGATGATGCTGGCACTGGCCTTGAGCCTGGTGCTGGTACTGGGGGTGGCCCAGGTATTCATTGCGGCGAAGAACACCTACCAGAGTCAGAGCGCTGCCGCCTACCTGCAGGAGGATGCTCGCTTTGTCCTGAGCAAGATGCTTCAGGAAATCCGCATGGTGGGGCTGTTCGGTTGCCTGCGGACCATCAGTGATGCCAGCACGGCACGGGAGTTCTCGCACTATGCGGCGACACCGATCCAATGGGACAACGCCGAGCAGAAACTGACCCTGATCACCGCCGATGTCGGGGACGATGGCGGTACGCCGACCTGGAGCGTGGTCAGCGACTGCCAGCGCAGCGCCGTAGCCTATTCAGGCGCTCATCGAGGGGCCGGCGCTGAGCAGGTGTTCGCCCTGCGCCGGCTGTTCTACAGCCTGAAGAATCGCCAGTTGCTGCTGGGCAGTGGCCTTGGCAAGCAGCAAGCGGTGCTGCTGGACAACGTCGAAGCCTTTGATGTGAGTTTCGGCATGGCCCGTTCGGCCACAGACATTGCCGCCTCCAGCTACAGTCGCAACCCGTTGGACCCGGAACGGATCCGCAGTGTGCGCTTGCGCCTGACCCTGGTCGACCCCCATGACCGCGTGCGCCCGCAGACCTATAGCGTGGTCGCGGCCCTGCGCAACAGGTTGCCCTGA
- the pilV gene encoding type IV pilus modification protein PilV, which yields MNVRDAQDGMTLIEVLVALLILAVGLLGAAAVQIKALQYTDSSRMTTQASFIAYDMLDRIRANAAADYSVAIPAEGNPGNVRDQDLYDFAANIASFAGPSGKGSISVKQHVYTIRITWDDSRAEGREGSLRSLELSSRVAAQPGGLP from the coding sequence ATGAACGTGCGGGATGCACAGGATGGCATGACCCTGATCGAGGTGCTGGTGGCGCTGTTGATACTGGCGGTGGGCCTGCTGGGTGCGGCGGCGGTGCAGATCAAGGCGCTGCAGTACACCGACAGCTCACGGATGACCACCCAGGCCAGCTTTATTGCCTATGACATGCTCGACCGGATCCGCGCCAACGCCGCCGCCGACTACAGCGTGGCGATACCGGCCGAGGGCAACCCGGGCAATGTGCGGGATCAGGACCTGTACGACTTCGCCGCCAATATCGCGAGCTTCGCCGGCCCCAGCGGCAAGGGCAGCATCAGCGTCAAGCAGCATGTCTACACCATTCGCATCACCTGGGACGACTCCCGTGCCGAAGGCCGGGAGGGCAGCCTGCGTAGCCTGGAGCTCAGCAGCCGGGTTGCAGCGCAACCGGGAGGCTTGCCGTGA